The Streptomyces cynarae genome contains a region encoding:
- a CDS encoding M1 family metallopeptidase — protein sequence MALSRSARSGRLGVLVTAAASFLAVAASSAPAPGSDGIGDAYFPQLGNGGFDARHYDLDVAYAPDTGRLDGRTTITARATQSLTSFDLDLQQLQVTKVEVNGRPARFTRQGDEIRITPRGVLPGGRDFTVTVTYGGMPQPLGGPIVFGSKYGWMKTADGVFVACEPNAASTWFPSSDHPSDKATYDIRIRAPKGLTAVSNGRLISTYDKGDQTVTHWRESKPMATYLATATIGKFDVRTGKTPSGIPIYVAIDPVLKNSNSVDVYAVTAEATDYWSKVFGPYPFEETGAIVDDMPEAGFSLEVQSKPAYSAVRNETTIVHELAHQWFGDSVSVAHWKDIWLNEGFATYAQWLWAEHKGTRSAHDSFVAAYDARPADNAFWQIKVADPQRDTMFASAVYQRGAMTLQALRERIGDTAFFELLPAWTRLHRYGNANTGDFIRLAERISGQQLDDLFQKWIFTTGKPAL from the coding sequence ATGGCACTCTCCCGTTCGGCACGTTCGGGGCGCTTAGGTGTTCTGGTCACGGCGGCGGCCTCCTTCCTCGCCGTCGCGGCGTCCTCCGCCCCGGCCCCGGGCTCCGACGGCATCGGCGACGCCTACTTCCCGCAACTCGGCAACGGCGGCTTCGACGCCCGCCACTACGACCTCGACGTGGCGTACGCCCCGGACACCGGCCGTCTCGACGGCCGTACGACGATCACGGCCCGTGCCACCCAGAGCCTCACCTCCTTCGACCTGGACCTGCAGCAGCTTCAGGTCACGAAGGTCGAGGTGAACGGCAGACCCGCCCGCTTCACGCGCCAGGGCGACGAGATCCGCATCACCCCGCGCGGCGTTCTGCCCGGGGGCCGGGACTTCACCGTCACCGTCACCTACGGCGGCATGCCGCAGCCCCTCGGCGGCCCGATCGTCTTCGGCTCCAAGTACGGGTGGATGAAGACCGCCGACGGCGTCTTCGTCGCCTGCGAGCCCAACGCCGCCTCCACCTGGTTCCCGTCCAGCGACCACCCCTCCGACAAGGCCACCTACGACATCCGCATCAGGGCGCCCAAGGGCCTGACCGCGGTCTCCAACGGACGGCTCATATCGACGTACGACAAGGGGGACCAGACCGTCACCCACTGGCGGGAGTCCAAGCCGATGGCCACCTACCTGGCGACGGCGACCATCGGAAAGTTCGACGTGCGGACCGGGAAGACGCCGTCCGGGATCCCGATCTACGTGGCCATCGACCCCGTCCTGAAGAACAGCAACAGCGTCGACGTGTACGCCGTCACCGCCGAGGCCACCGACTACTGGTCGAAGGTCTTCGGCCCGTATCCCTTCGAGGAGACCGGCGCCATCGTCGACGACATGCCCGAGGCCGGCTTCTCCCTGGAGGTCCAGTCGAAGCCCGCGTACTCGGCCGTCCGCAACGAGACGACGATCGTGCACGAGCTGGCCCACCAGTGGTTCGGCGACTCGGTCTCGGTGGCGCACTGGAAGGACATCTGGCTCAACGAGGGCTTCGCGACCTACGCCCAGTGGCTGTGGGCCGAGCACAAGGGCACCCGCTCGGCGCACGACTCCTTCGTCGCGGCGTACGACGCCCGCCCCGCCGACAACGCGTTCTGGCAGATCAAGGTGGCCGACCCGCAGCGCGACACCATGTTCGCCTCGGCGGTCTACCAGCGCGGGGCGATGACGCTCCAGGCGCTGCGCGAGCGCATCGGCGACACGGCGTTCTTCGAGCTGTTGCCCGCCTGGACCAGGCTCCACCGCTACGGCAACGCGAACACCGGCGACTTCATCCGGCTCGCGGAGAGGATCTCCGGGCAGCAGCTCGACGACCTGTTCCAGAAGTGGATCTTCACCACGGGCAAGCCGGCGCTGTAA
- a CDS encoding trimeric intracellular cation channel family protein — translation MLQQLFSPSVQHTLDLVGIFVFAISGALLAVRKNFDVFGIAVLAEVTALGGGLFRDVVIGAVPPAAFTDLGYFLTPLLAALLVVFLHPQVERIQVAVNVFDAAGLGLFCVAGTTKAYAYGLGLTASAALGLATAVGGGVLRDVLANEVPSLLRWDRDLYAVPAIVGATMVALCIRFDTLTPLTSGLAVVTAFVLRLMAMKYHWRAPRAWNRRSNVAEEDSPWPGRSSAGSAR, via the coding sequence GTGCTCCAGCAATTGTTCAGTCCCTCCGTCCAGCACACGCTGGATCTCGTCGGCATCTTCGTCTTCGCGATCTCCGGCGCCCTGCTGGCCGTCCGCAAGAACTTCGACGTGTTCGGCATCGCCGTGCTCGCCGAGGTCACCGCGCTGGGCGGAGGGCTGTTCCGGGACGTGGTCATCGGCGCCGTGCCGCCGGCCGCGTTCACGGATCTGGGGTACTTCCTGACCCCGCTGCTCGCCGCCCTCCTGGTGGTCTTCCTCCATCCCCAGGTGGAGCGCATCCAGGTCGCCGTCAACGTCTTCGACGCGGCCGGCCTCGGGCTGTTCTGCGTCGCGGGGACGACGAAGGCGTACGCCTACGGGCTCGGCCTGACCGCGTCCGCCGCCCTCGGCCTCGCGACGGCCGTGGGCGGCGGTGTCCTGCGCGACGTCCTCGCCAACGAGGTGCCCTCGCTGCTGCGCTGGGACCGCGACCTCTACGCGGTCCCGGCGATCGTCGGGGCCACCATGGTCGCGCTCTGCATACGCTTCGACACGCTGACCCCGCTCACCTCGGGGCTCGCTGTCGTCACCGCTTTCGTACTACGCCTGATGGCGATGAAGTACCACTGGCGAGCTCCGCGCGCCTGGAACCGGCGGTCCAATGTGGCTGAGGAAGACTCCCCGTGGCCTGGCCGGTCATCTGCTGGCTCAGCCAGGTGA
- a CDS encoding thioesterase family protein — MPEAATAPAARATIGDSEFDRDTAVTRREPGVYDIDLSAGWTIINAVNGGYLLAVLGRALADALPHPDPFTVSAHYLTASQPGPAVVRTDVVRTGRTLSTGQASLFQFDEEGHEVERIRVLASYGDLDSLPDDVRTSARPPAMPPLDQCFGPQDAPAPVPGSSAITDRLMLKLDPATLGWALGAPSGKGEMRAWFGLADGRDADPLSLLLAVDALPPTAFELGISGWVPTIELTVHVRSRPAPGPLRVSITTRNLAGGFLEEDAEVWDADDRLVAQSRQLARVKLP, encoded by the coding sequence ATGCCAGAAGCAGCTACCGCACCGGCCGCGCGGGCCACGATCGGCGACAGCGAGTTCGACCGCGACACCGCGGTCACCCGACGGGAACCCGGCGTCTACGACATCGACCTCTCCGCCGGCTGGACGATCATCAACGCCGTCAACGGCGGCTATCTGCTGGCCGTCCTGGGCCGCGCCCTCGCGGACGCCCTGCCGCACCCGGACCCCTTCACCGTCTCGGCGCACTACCTGACGGCCTCCCAGCCGGGCCCGGCCGTCGTGCGCACGGACGTGGTGCGCACCGGCCGCACCCTCTCCACGGGCCAGGCGTCCCTCTTCCAGTTCGACGAGGAGGGTCACGAGGTGGAGCGCATACGCGTCCTCGCCTCCTACGGCGACCTGGACTCCCTCCCCGACGACGTCCGTACGAGCGCGCGGCCGCCCGCGATGCCGCCCCTGGACCAGTGCTTCGGCCCGCAGGACGCTCCGGCGCCGGTCCCCGGCAGCTCTGCCATCACCGACCGGCTGATGCTCAAGCTGGACCCCGCGACCCTGGGCTGGGCGCTCGGCGCCCCCTCGGGGAAGGGTGAGATGCGTGCCTGGTTCGGCCTCGCCGACGGCCGGGACGCCGACCCCCTGTCCCTGCTGCTCGCGGTGGACGCACTGCCGCCCACCGCCTTCGAGCTGGGAATCTCCGGCTGGGTGCCGACGATCGAACTGACCGTGCACGTACGCTCCCGCCCGGCTCCGGGCCCCCTGCGCGTCTCGATCACCACCCGCAACCTCGCCGGCGGCTTCCTGGAGGAGGACGCGGAGGTCTGGGACGCCGACGACCGCCTGGTCGCCCAGTCCCGCCAACTGGCCCGCGTCAAACTGCCCTGA
- a CDS encoding TIGR03086 family metal-binding protein codes for MTIETAMANGTATTTDTMTDPRPVYARAAEQAAALIETVRPGQLAGPTPCTELDVRTLLSHIVGGTLRIAQVGAGGDGMAVHPFVDGVPDDGWAAAYDEARSAVRRGWADDGRLEAAVRVPWGEAPGRNALAGYVMECVAHTWDLWQALGRPGDLDPELAEFALAVGRLVLPDAERGDDLPFASAVPAPEGADAYARLAAWLGRRPLDG; via the coding sequence ATGACCATCGAGACCGCCATGGCGAACGGCACCGCCACGACCACCGACACCATGACCGACCCCCGCCCCGTGTACGCCCGCGCCGCCGAGCAGGCCGCCGCACTGATCGAGACCGTACGGCCGGGGCAGCTCGCGGGTCCGACGCCGTGTACGGAGCTCGACGTACGGACGCTGCTGTCGCACATCGTCGGTGGCACCCTGCGGATCGCCCAGGTCGGCGCGGGCGGCGACGGTATGGCCGTGCATCCCTTCGTGGACGGCGTTCCGGACGACGGCTGGGCGGCCGCGTACGACGAGGCCAGGTCGGCGGTGCGGCGGGGCTGGGCGGACGACGGCCGGCTGGAGGCGGCGGTGCGCGTGCCGTGGGGAGAGGCGCCGGGGCGCAATGCGCTGGCCGGGTATGTCATGGAGTGCGTGGCCCACACCTGGGATCTCTGGCAGGCCCTGGGGCGGCCCGGTGACCTGGACCCGGAACTGGCGGAGTTCGCGCTCGCGGTGGGCCGCCTCGTCCTGCCGGATGCGGAGCGGGGCGACGACCTGCCGTTCGCGTCGGCGGTTCCGGCCCCCGAGGGGGCCGACGCCTACGCGCGCCTGGCGGCGTGGCTGGGCCGCCGGCCGCTGGACGGCTAG
- a CDS encoding helix-turn-helix transcriptional regulator gives MKSDRLLSILLLLQTRGRVPAHELAERLEVSVRTIYRDIEALSASGVPVYAERGRHGGIELLAGFRTDVTGLTADESRALFILAAQGAHAALGLDAALGSALRKVMAALPAPHRPAAEATSRRILVDATRWKGGPQSAVDLDSLQDAVFADRRLRLHYRHSGATTPRTYTVDPYGLVSKAGVWYLVADRRGTPRLFRADRVRSATLLPDPVRRRPGVELADVWEVLRRQVEERPGGFEVTVRVRRDILDMFQRLTASALVALPEDDGESPWATARLSYGFVREVRQLLMFADRLEVLAPPEACEELLRAAASVTELYRRED, from the coding sequence GTGAAGTCCGACCGCCTGCTGTCGATCCTCCTGCTGCTCCAGACCCGCGGCCGCGTCCCCGCCCACGAACTCGCCGAGCGGCTGGAGGTGTCGGTGCGCACCATCTACCGCGACATCGAGGCCCTCTCCGCCTCCGGTGTCCCGGTGTACGCGGAGCGCGGACGGCACGGCGGCATCGAACTGCTCGCCGGATTCCGTACGGACGTCACGGGCCTGACCGCCGACGAGTCCCGCGCCCTGTTCATCCTCGCCGCCCAGGGCGCGCACGCCGCGCTCGGCCTCGACGCCGCCCTCGGCTCCGCGCTGCGCAAGGTGATGGCGGCGCTGCCCGCCCCGCACCGCCCGGCCGCCGAGGCCACCAGCCGCCGCATCCTGGTCGACGCCACGCGCTGGAAGGGAGGGCCGCAGTCCGCCGTCGACCTGGACTCCCTCCAGGACGCGGTGTTCGCCGACCGCCGCCTCAGGCTGCACTACCGGCACAGCGGGGCGACGACCCCGCGCACGTACACCGTGGACCCGTACGGGCTCGTCTCCAAGGCCGGTGTCTGGTACCTGGTCGCCGACCGCCGCGGTACCCCCCGGTTGTTCCGCGCGGACCGGGTGCGCTCGGCGACCCTGCTGCCGGACCCGGTGCGGCGGCGCCCCGGTGTCGAACTCGCCGACGTGTGGGAGGTGCTGCGCCGGCAGGTCGAGGAGCGGCCGGGCGGCTTCGAGGTGACGGTCCGGGTGCGCCGCGACATCCTGGACATGTTCCAGCGGCTGACCGCCTCCGCGCTCGTCGCCCTGCCGGAGGACGACGGCGAGAGTCCCTGGGCGACCGCCCGGCTGTCGTACGGGTTCGTCCGCGAGGTGCGCCAACTGCTGATGTTCGCCGACCGGTTGGAGGTCCTGGCACCGCCCGAGGCCTGCGAGGAACTGCTGCGGGCGGCGGCCTCCGTCACGGAACTGTACCGGCGCGAGGACTGA
- a CDS encoding TetR family transcriptional regulator, with product MSHTLGIRQAQKQKTRQALLDAALGLLEEQSLSSLGLREVTRAVGVAPTAFYRHFRSTADLGVELVEEALGSLHPMIESTVSATGDSDERIERAVGLIARHVDAYPAHVRFIARERHGGVQPVREAIRRQLARFAEEVKVALAEHPESAGWSEEDLLMLAGLYVDQMLVTASQFLEAMEGAAEDRDRVARLAVQRMRLISIGRHHWKE from the coding sequence ATGAGTCACACCCTCGGCATCCGGCAGGCCCAGAAGCAGAAGACCCGGCAGGCGCTGCTGGACGCGGCGCTCGGCCTGCTGGAGGAGCAGAGCCTGAGCAGCCTGGGGCTGCGCGAGGTCACCCGTGCGGTCGGCGTCGCACCGACCGCCTTCTACCGGCATTTCCGGTCGACCGCGGATCTCGGCGTGGAGCTGGTCGAGGAGGCCCTCGGCAGCCTCCACCCGATGATCGAGTCCACGGTCTCCGCGACCGGTGACAGCGACGAACGCATCGAGCGCGCCGTCGGGCTGATCGCCCGTCATGTGGACGCGTACCCCGCACACGTACGGTTCATCGCCCGAGAACGGCACGGTGGCGTCCAGCCGGTGCGGGAGGCGATACGCCGGCAACTCGCCCGGTTCGCCGAGGAGGTGAAGGTCGCGCTGGCCGAACACCCGGAGTCCGCCGGATGGAGCGAGGAGGACCTGCTGATGCTCGCCGGTCTGTACGTCGACCAGATGCTGGTGACCGCTTCCCAGTTCCTGGAGGCCATGGAGGGCGCCGCCGAGGACCGGGACCGGGTGGCCCGGCTCGCCGTCCAGCGGATGCGGCTGATCAGCATCGGCCGCCACCACTGGAAGGAGTGA
- a CDS encoding DUF4190 domain-containing protein: protein MQLTAVRTKDTTARGQDAATRGKETAAPAGRTGVRDANGMAVASFILGLIGLLVLNVVLGPIAIALAAVALWRGTTRRGRALLGLGLGVADLVLLVTFMQLDHTVSWSF, encoded by the coding sequence ATGCAACTCACCGCCGTACGAACCAAGGACACCACCGCACGCGGCCAGGACGCCGCCACACGCGGCAAGGAGACCGCCGCCCCGGCCGGCCGCACCGGCGTGCGCGACGCGAACGGCATGGCCGTCGCGTCCTTCATCCTCGGCCTGATCGGCCTGCTGGTCCTGAACGTGGTGCTGGGCCCGATCGCCATCGCCCTGGCCGCGGTGGCCCTGTGGCGCGGCACGACCCGCCGGGGCCGCGCCCTGCTGGGCCTCGGCCTGGGCGTGGCGGACCTGGTGCTCCTGGTGACGTTCATGCAGCTGGACCACACGGTGTCCTGGAGCTTCTGA
- a CDS encoding cysteine desulfurase family protein: protein MAYLDHAATTPMLPEAAEALTAHLGITGNASSLHASGRRARRTVEEARETLAEALGARPSEVVFTSGGTEADNLAVKGLFWARRAADPARTRVLASPVEHHAVLDAVHWLGEHEGATVEYLPVDSYGRVHPEALREAIARDPDDVALATVMWANNEIGTVMPVRELAETAAEFGVPLHADAVQAFGQVPVDFEASGLAAMTVSGHKIGGPYGIGALVLGRQYNPVPVLHGGGQERHVRSGTLDVPAIASFAVAGRLAAEQREWFAREIGALRDDLIEEVRKAVPDAILGGDPVDRLPANAHFTFPGCEGDSLLLLLDAQGIECSTGSACTAGVAQPSHVLLATGADPDLARGTLRFSLGHTSTEADVEAVAKAIGPAVERARTAGLT, encoded by the coding sequence ATGGCATACCTCGACCACGCCGCGACCACCCCGATGCTCCCCGAGGCGGCAGAGGCCCTGACCGCGCACCTCGGCATCACGGGCAACGCCTCCTCGCTGCACGCATCGGGCCGCCGCGCCAGGCGAACCGTCGAAGAGGCCCGCGAAACCCTCGCAGAGGCCCTCGGCGCCCGCCCCAGTGAGGTGGTCTTCACCTCCGGCGGCACCGAGGCCGACAACCTCGCCGTGAAGGGCCTGTTCTGGGCGCGCCGCGCCGCCGACCCGGCCCGCACCCGGGTCCTCGCGAGCCCCGTGGAACACCACGCCGTCCTGGACGCCGTCCACTGGCTCGGCGAACACGAGGGCGCCACCGTCGAGTACCTGCCGGTCGACTCCTACGGCCGCGTCCATCCCGAGGCCCTGCGCGAGGCCATCGCCCGCGATCCCGACGACGTCGCCCTCGCCACCGTGATGTGGGCCAACAACGAGATCGGCACCGTCATGCCGGTCCGCGAACTGGCCGAGACCGCAGCCGAGTTCGGCGTCCCGCTGCACGCGGACGCCGTCCAGGCCTTCGGCCAGGTCCCCGTCGACTTCGAGGCCTCGGGCCTCGCAGCGATGACGGTCTCCGGCCACAAGATCGGCGGCCCGTACGGCATCGGCGCGCTGGTCCTCGGCCGCCAGTACAACCCCGTCCCGGTGCTGCACGGCGGCGGCCAGGAACGCCATGTGCGCTCCGGCACCCTGGACGTGCCCGCCATCGCGTCCTTCGCGGTCGCCGGGCGGCTCGCCGCCGAGCAACGCGAGTGGTTCGCCCGCGAGATCGGCGCCCTGCGCGACGACCTGATCGAGGAGGTCCGCAAGGCGGTCCCGGACGCGATCCTGGGCGGCGACCCGGTGGACCGGCTCCCGGCCAACGCCCACTTCACGTTCCCCGGTTGCGAGGGCGACTCCCTGCTCCTGCTGCTGGACGCCCAGGGCATCGAGTGCTCCACGGGCTCCGCCTGTACGGCGGGGGTGGCCCAGCCGAGCCATGTCCTGCTCGCCACCGGCGCCGACCCGGACCTCGCCCGCGGCACCCTGCGCTTCTCCCTGGGCCACACGTCCACGGAGGCGGACGTGGAGGCGGTCGCGAAGGCGATCGGCCCCGCGGTGGAGCGCGCGCGCACGGCGGGGCTGACCTGA
- a CDS encoding N-acetylmuramoyl-L-alanine amidase, whose amino-acid sequence MKDRDGDRRLGRRALVLGGAAAAVGTAVLARQELAHVWWRLPGVEKPRVKGAVDFPGARWLAASPANLRRADRPDDYGIDRVIVHVTQGGYSSAVKAFQDPGHGAAAHYIVRRDGRVTQMIRELDVAFHAGNREYNERSVGIEHEGFVERASSFTDAMYAASARLTAAVCGRYGIPVDREHIIGHAQVPGTDHTDPGPHWDWERYMRLARRERAARTR is encoded by the coding sequence ATGAAGGACAGGGACGGCGATCGGCGGCTCGGGCGGCGGGCGCTGGTCCTCGGCGGTGCGGCGGCCGCCGTGGGCACGGCCGTACTGGCGCGGCAGGAGCTGGCGCATGTGTGGTGGCGGCTCCCCGGCGTCGAGAAGCCGCGGGTTAAGGGCGCGGTCGACTTCCCCGGTGCGCGGTGGCTGGCCGCGTCGCCGGCGAACCTGCGGCGCGCGGACCGGCCGGACGACTACGGCATAGACCGGGTGATCGTCCATGTCACCCAGGGCGGCTACAGCAGCGCGGTGAAGGCGTTCCAGGACCCCGGGCACGGTGCGGCGGCCCACTACATCGTGCGCCGGGACGGCCGGGTCACGCAGATGATCCGCGAGCTGGACGTGGCGTTCCACGCGGGCAACCGGGAGTACAACGAGCGCAGCGTCGGCATCGAGCACGAGGGGTTCGTGGAGCGGGCGTCGTCCTTCACCGACGCGATGTACGCGGCGTCGGCGCGGCTCACGGCCGCGGTCTGCGGGCGGTACGGGATACCCGTCGACCGTGAGCACATCATCGGGCACGCCCAGGTGCCGGGCACGGACCACACGGATCCGGGACCCCACTGGGACTGGGAGCGGTACATGCGGCTCGCACGACGGGAACGGGCGGCGCGGACCCGGTAG
- the mnmA gene encoding tRNA 2-thiouridine(34) synthase MnmA, with amino-acid sequence MTDTPQRPLRVLAAMSGGVDSAVAAARAAEAGHDVTGVHLALSANPQSFRTGARGCCTIEDSRDARRAADVIGIPFYVWDLADRFREDVVEDFVAEYEAGRTPNPCLRCNEKIKFAALLDKALALGFDAVCTGHYAKIVTLPDGSRELHRASDMAKDQSYVLGVLDDKQLAHALFPLGDTVTTKDEIRAEAERRGLAVAKKPDSHDICFIADGDTQGFLARRLGKAEGAIVDESGARLGTHDGAYGFTIGQRKGLRIGTPAPDGKPRYVLDISPVTNTVTVGPASALDVSALTAIKPRWCGTAPAGPGTYTAQLRAHGGETEVTAELVDGELRVRFTEPVRGVAPGQAIVLYDGTRVVGSATIASTTRATTAVA; translated from the coding sequence ATGACTGACACCCCGCAGCGCCCCCTCCGCGTCCTCGCCGCCATGTCCGGCGGGGTCGACTCCGCCGTCGCCGCCGCCCGCGCCGCCGAGGCGGGCCACGACGTGACCGGCGTCCACCTCGCGCTGTCCGCGAACCCGCAGTCGTTCCGCACGGGCGCGCGCGGCTGTTGCACCATCGAGGACTCGCGCGACGCCCGCCGCGCCGCGGACGTCATCGGCATCCCGTTCTATGTCTGGGACCTCGCCGACAGGTTCCGCGAGGACGTGGTCGAGGACTTCGTCGCCGAGTACGAGGCCGGACGCACCCCGAACCCCTGCCTGCGCTGCAACGAGAAGATCAAGTTCGCGGCGCTGCTCGACAAGGCGCTGGCGCTGGGCTTCGACGCCGTCTGCACCGGCCACTACGCGAAGATCGTGACGCTGCCCGACGGCTCCCGCGAGCTGCACCGCGCCTCCGACATGGCGAAGGACCAGTCGTACGTGCTCGGCGTTCTCGACGACAAGCAGCTCGCGCACGCCTTGTTCCCGCTCGGCGACACGGTCACCACCAAGGACGAGATCCGCGCGGAGGCCGAGCGCCGCGGCCTCGCGGTCGCCAAGAAGCCCGACTCGCACGACATCTGCTTCATCGCCGACGGCGACACCCAGGGCTTCCTCGCCCGCCGGCTCGGCAAGGCCGAGGGCGCCATCGTCGACGAGTCCGGCGCCAGGCTGGGCACGCACGACGGCGCGTACGGCTTCACGATCGGCCAGCGCAAGGGCCTCAGGATCGGCACCCCGGCCCCGGACGGCAAGCCGCGCTACGTCCTGGACATCTCCCCGGTGACGAACACGGTCACCGTCGGCCCGGCGTCCGCCCTGGACGTCTCCGCCCTCACCGCCATCAAGCCCCGCTGGTGCGGAACGGCCCCGGCCGGCCCCGGCACCTACACGGCCCAGCTCCGCGCCCACGGCGGCGAGACCGAGGTGACCGCGGAACTCGTCGACGGTGAACTGAGGGTCCGCTTCACCGAGCCGGTCCGCGGTGTGGCCCCCGGCCAGGCCATCGTCCTGTACGACGGCACGCGCGTGGTGGGCTCCGCGACGATCGCGTCGACGACGCGGGCGACCACCGCGGTCGCGTAG
- a CDS encoding alpha/beta fold hydrolase — protein MDKQTISRDGTPIAYERTGEGPAVVLVSGAMSTGATVAPLAARLSDRFSVIVYDRRGRGASGDTAPYAVDREVEDLAALIEAAGGEASLYGISSGGALVLRAAASGLPVRHVAVYEVPFADYGEGGAEERAEYTRNLTEALAAGRRGDAVELFLRLTGLAEAVIATARQSPMWADMEAIAHTLAYDDAVMGDGLVPRERLASLTVPALAVAGDASPPWLRRAAEAIARAAPRGTHRTLPGQTHMVDPEVLAPVLAEFLDR, from the coding sequence ATGGACAAGCAGACCATCTCGCGCGACGGCACCCCCATCGCCTACGAACGCACCGGTGAGGGCCCGGCGGTCGTCCTCGTGAGCGGTGCGATGTCCACGGGCGCCACTGTGGCGCCCCTGGCCGCGCGCCTCTCGGACCGCTTCAGCGTCATCGTGTACGACCGCCGGGGCCGCGGCGCGAGCGGCGACACCGCGCCGTACGCCGTAGACCGCGAGGTCGAGGACCTGGCGGCGCTCATCGAGGCCGCGGGCGGCGAGGCGTCGCTCTACGGCATCTCGTCGGGCGGCGCGCTCGTGCTGCGGGCGGCTGCGAGCGGGCTGCCCGTTCGTCACGTCGCCGTGTACGAGGTGCCGTTCGCCGACTACGGGGAGGGCGGCGCCGAGGAGCGCGCGGAGTACACCCGGAATCTGACCGAGGCGCTCGCGGCCGGGCGGCGCGGGGACGCGGTGGAGCTGTTCCTGAGGCTCACCGGCCTGGCCGAGGCGGTGATCGCGACCGCCCGCCAGTCCCCCATGTGGGCGGACATGGAGGCGATCGCACACACGCTCGCCTACGACGACGCGGTGATGGGCGACGGGCTGGTGCCCCGGGAGCGGCTGGCCTCGCTCACGGTCCCGGCCCTGGCCGTCGCGGGCGATGCGAGCCCTCCGTGGCTGCGCAGGGCGGCCGAGGCGATCGCCCGGGCGGCGCCCCGAGGCACACACCGCACGCTGCCGGGCCAGACCCACATGGTGGATCCCGAGGTGCTGGCACCGGTGCTGGCGGAGTTCTTGGACCGGTAG
- a CDS encoding DUF427 domain-containing protein, which yields MAEGHTITIEQGDRHVRVVHGGQILADSDRALVLRETGCPVRYYIPAEDVRRDLLTPSDTHTVCPFKGTASYWSLPDAPDLVWTYPDPKPDVARIKDHLCFYEVEVS from the coding sequence ATGGCCGAAGGACACACGATCACCATCGAGCAGGGCGACCGGCACGTGCGCGTGGTGCACGGCGGACAGATCCTGGCGGACAGCGACCGCGCCCTGGTACTGCGCGAGACCGGCTGTCCCGTCCGGTACTACATCCCCGCCGAGGACGTCCGGAGGGACCTCCTCACACCCTCGGACACCCACACGGTCTGCCCCTTCAAGGGGACGGCGTCGTACTGGTCCCTGCCGGACGCGCCGGACCTCGTCTGGACGTATCCGGACCCCAAGCCGGACGTCGCCCGGATCAAGGACCACCTCTGCTTCTACGAAGTGGAGGTGTCTTGA
- a CDS encoding LOG family protein has product MNICVFLSAADLSETYTRPAREFAELVGKGGHTLVWGGSDVGLMKVVADGVHEAGGRLVGVSVEFLSHKARAGVDEMVVARDLAERKKLLLEKADAVVIMVGGTGTLDEATEILELKKHGHTDKPVVLLNTAGFYDGLKEQFRRMEDEGFLPRPLADLVFFAEEPVGALAYLEESLGIQ; this is encoded by the coding sequence ATGAACATCTGCGTCTTCCTCTCCGCCGCCGACCTCTCCGAGACCTATACGCGGCCCGCCCGCGAGTTCGCCGAACTGGTCGGCAAGGGCGGGCACACCCTTGTGTGGGGCGGTTCCGACGTCGGGCTGATGAAGGTGGTCGCGGACGGGGTGCACGAGGCCGGCGGGCGACTGGTGGGAGTGTCCGTCGAGTTCCTCTCGCACAAGGCGAGGGCGGGCGTCGACGAAATGGTGGTCGCCAGGGACCTCGCCGAACGCAAGAAGCTGCTCCTGGAGAAGGCCGACGCGGTCGTGATCATGGTGGGTGGCACGGGGACGCTGGACGAGGCGACCGAGATCCTGGAGCTGAAGAAGCACGGACACACCGACAAGCCGGTGGTCCTGCTGAACACCGCGGGCTTCTACGACGGCCTGAAGGAGCAGTTCCGGCGCATGGAGGACGAGGGTTTCCTGCCCAGGCCCCTCGCGGACCTGGTGTTCTTCGCCGAGGAGCCGGTGGGGGCGCTGGCGTACCTGGAGGAGTCGCTGGGGATCCAGTGA